The genomic stretch TGCGGCAGCGTCTGGACCGGCTCGGTCTGCACTTCGACGAAATCCGCACGGAGTTGGTCGGGTGGGACTCGACGCACGGAACGCTCGCCGGCGAGCCGCCGGCCGACCTACCCGAGGTCCAACTTCGCATTGGCGTGCGAGCTGAGGAGAGGGCTTCCGTCGAACGATTCACGCGCGAAATCGCGCCGCTCGTGTTGACCGGACCGCCGTCGGTGACCGGCTTCGCAGGTGGACGCCCTCGGGTTCAAGAGATCATGGCGTATTGGCCGGCGCTCATTGAGCGTGCGGCGGTTGAACCCCACTTGGCCGTCGACGTGAAGGAGGTGTGAAGCGGATGGCTCGAGTTCAGCTGGTGGACGTCGCGCACACTCGCTCCGGCGACAAGGGCGACACCGCCAATGTGGGGGTCATCGCCTATGACCCCGAGCACTACGAACTGCTTCGCAGTCAGCTCACGACGGACCGGGTGAAGGCCCACTTCGGATCGATGGTACGCGGTGACGTCGAACGGTTCGAACTTCCGAACCTGGGCGCGCTCAATTTCCTGTTGCACGGTGCGCTGGGAGGTGGCGGGACGATGTCGCTCATGAACGATGCTCAGGGAAAGGTGTTCAGTACCGCGCTGCTGAGAATGGAAATCGAAGTGCCGGACGAAGTCGCAGACGCCGTAAAGGGACGGGGCCGCGTGCCGGTCGACCGCGTGCCAGGAAGATCCGAGGGTACGCCATGAACGAATTGCCGGTCCTCCCCTACACGGTCGACAACGGCATCGTGACGCTCACGCTCAACCGCCCAGAGAAGCGCAACGCGATCAACCAGGCCATGGTCACGTCCCTCAAGGCCTTCCTCGAGCGCGCGGCGGAAGATCCGGCCGCGAGGGTGGTGGTCATCACCGGACGCGGAAAAGACTTTTGTGCCGGGGCCGACCTCGAGGAGCTCGAGCAGATCGTGACGTTGAGCCAGGAAGAAAACCTCGAGGACGCGCTCTCGTTGGGTGAGCTCTTCATCCAGATTCGGCGACACCCGTTGCCGGTGATCGCACTCGTGAAGGGGCGCGCGCTCGCGGGCGGGTGCGGGTTGGCAACCGCGTGCGACATCGTGCTCGCGCGCGACGACTCCGAGTTTGGCTACCCCGAGATCCACCTCGGCTTCGTGCCGGCGATGGTGATGGCGATTTTGCGGCGGAAGGTGTCGCAGTCGCAGGCCTTCGAGCTCGTCGTCAAAGGCGACCGCATCTCCGCGGAAGAGGCCAGAGATCTCGGACTCGTGACGCGGATCTTCCCGGCGTTTACCTACGCGGAGAACGCGAA from Gemmatimonadota bacterium encodes the following:
- a CDS encoding enoyl-CoA hydratase/isomerase family protein translates to MNELPVLPYTVDNGIVTLTLNRPEKRNAINQAMVTSLKAFLERAAEDPAARVVVITGRGKDFCAGADLEELEQIVTLSQEENLEDALSLGELFIQIRRHPLPVIALVKGRALAGGCGLATACDIVLARDDSEFGYPEIHLGFVPAMVMAILRRKVSQSQAFELVVKGDRISAEEARDLGLVTRIFPAFTYAENAKQYLQVFGKKPRAAVILTKKLLYELDDLDFESGVRRGAEVNAEARMSEECREGVRRFLEKSVD